Sequence from the Nitrospiraceae bacterium genome:
CCTCCTCCCGCATCCAATTCCCGAAACAGGCTTAGCGACAATTCTTCAATTTTACCCTCCCCGTTTGTCGTCCGGTCGACCGAATCATCATGAAGGAGCACCAGGGTTCCATCTGCCGTTCGCCGGACATCAAACTCGACCATGTCGACACCATATGTGATCGCCAGGTCCAGAGCAGCCAGCGTATTCTCCGGCGCATGCCCCGCCGCACCCCGGTGTCCGATCCGAAGAGGATTCCGTGCCCGATTAGTCTGCATGGTCATATGAATGGAACTTTTCTGAGCTGGCAACACAATACGTAAGAGGGGGCACATTAGCCGTGAGTGAGGATAATGCCGAGAGCGACCACAACGCCGCCACCCATGGCGGCCAGACTGTAGGGGCGGTCTTCCCGCTCGGCTAAGGGCAGAAGATGCGTGGCTCCCACATACACAAACGCCCCGGCTGATACCGCCAGGAGTGCGCCCAGGACGGTCGCATTGATCTGATGGATCATGGGGATGGCCAACAATGTCCCAATCGGTGTGGTGAGCGCCGCGGCCAGAAAGGCCCAGAGCCATGACTTTTTGGGAGTGAACCCGCTGCGAAGTAACAATACATAGGTGACAATTCCTTCCGGAAACTCATGCAAGACCATACCGATACCCGCTAAGGTTCCGGTTAAGACACTGACGCTAAATGTGATGGCATACACGACCCCGTCCAATGTCGAATGCAGGCCGATACCAAGCAGAGGAATCAGTCCAATGGCGGTATCGGGAGTACGATCGCAGACATAGGCATGAATGAACCGGTTGATGAGGTGAAAGGCCAGATAGCCCGCCAGCAAATACAGGGGCGCCTGGTCGTTCATATGAAAGGCATGAGGAATGATATGGAGAAAGGCTACCGAGATCAGCACGCCTGCTGCGAAACAGGAAAAATACGTGGCATTGTATTGTCC
This genomic interval carries:
- a CDS encoding ZIP family metal transporter — protein: MTNTHYGYAILASLLAAGVTTTGLYVIRRFGAWGQYNATYFSCFAAGVLISVAFLHIIPHAFHMNDQAPLYLLAGYLAFHLINRFIHAYVCDRTPDTAIGLIPLLGIGLHSTLDGVVYAITFSVSVLTGTLAGIGMVLHEFPEGIVTYVLLLRSGFTPKKSWLWAFLAAALTTPIGTLLAIPMIHQINATVLGALLAVSAGAFVYVGATHLLPLAEREDRPYSLAAMGGGVVVALGIILTHG